Proteins from one Phycisphaeraceae bacterium genomic window:
- a CDS encoding dienelactone hydrolase family protein: MHTEFIDYSDGEATLEGFLAYDPTKSGPRPVVIVSHAWGGQDDFSRRFAERFAEHGYLGFALDMYGKGVRGSSPEENAKLMEPFVKDRALLLRRIASAVHTVKNYDRADRHRIAAIGFCFGGMCVLDLARAGLDGVVGVVSIHGLLGPTSVKPGPRPMRTRVLACHGYNDPMVQPDAVDAFAREMTDAGADWTMMMFGHRGHAFTHPEVNNPQGGMRYCERAEGRTLAAMDHFLKECFADRQVDMGVVPRPWK; this comes from the coding sequence ATGCATACGGAATTCATTGACTACTCCGACGGAGAAGCGACGCTCGAAGGGTTTCTTGCCTACGACCCGACCAAGTCGGGTCCACGACCGGTCGTCATCGTCTCGCATGCCTGGGGCGGACAGGATGACTTCTCGCGGCGATTCGCCGAACGCTTCGCTGAGCATGGCTATCTCGGGTTCGCACTCGACATGTACGGCAAGGGAGTTCGCGGTTCGAGCCCCGAAGAGAACGCCAAGCTCATGGAGCCCTTCGTGAAGGATCGCGCGCTCCTGCTGCGACGCATTGCATCCGCCGTGCACACGGTGAAGAACTACGACCGTGCTGACCGTCATCGTATTGCTGCCATTGGCTTCTGCTTCGGCGGCATGTGCGTGCTTGATCTCGCCCGCGCTGGCCTTGATGGCGTGGTCGGCGTGGTGAGCATCCACGGGTTGCTCGGTCCCACTTCCGTGAAGCCCGGGCCGCGTCCCATGCGTACGCGTGTGCTCGCCTGCCACGGCTACAACGATCCGATGGTGCAGCCGGATGCGGTCGATGCGTTCGCCCGCGAAATGACCGACGCTGGCGCCGACTGGACCATGATGATGTTCGGCCATCGCGGCCATGCGTTCACGCACCCGGAAGTGAACAACCCTCAGGGCGGCATGCGCTACTGCGAACGCGCCGAGGGGCGCACGCTTGCGGCGATGGATCACTTTCTCAAGGAGTGCTTCGCCGATCGGCAGGTGGACATGGGCGTCGTGCCCAGGCCGTGGAAGTGA
- a CDS encoding Gfo/Idh/MocA family oxidoreductase has product MSKTRREFIKQGALAALSAGPMAAAMTGFSKRAGAGPQLAPAIPGRVGANERLAVAFVGVGGMGGSDLGQVSSHPGVEVVALCDMNLRAMEKAAEKFSSAVMIQDWREIIPSLGDRVDAIVCSTPDHMHAPVAMTALNHDKHIYCQKPLARLAYENRQLARVAATKPRVMTQMGTQRFARAERRQGLALLQQGVVGRAKALYGWTDRPAGWWPCGENRPAGDDPVPEWLGWNLFLGVAPLRPFVKDAYTPFKWRGYYDFGTGAIGDMGCHIMDVPFMALELTGPLTITCSAPNATEDQFPSQESIRMTFAATPRTAGPLPFYWFDGGRRPDLAEIGLPTDLKLPNNDGAAIVVGEDGILVQPCDSAAPMVFRDGRQVEVSLPEAATTNHWHDWVDACLGKGRPRAPFELAGPLCEMLSLGAIASRFNEQTLEFNDQLGTITNNTEANSWVRRPYRAGWEVPNL; this is encoded by the coding sequence ATGAGCAAGACGCGTCGAGAGTTCATCAAGCAGGGAGCCCTTGCGGCCCTGAGTGCGGGGCCGATGGCGGCCGCCATGACCGGGTTCTCGAAGCGAGCCGGAGCCGGGCCGCAGTTGGCGCCAGCCATTCCCGGGCGTGTTGGAGCGAATGAGCGACTGGCCGTGGCGTTCGTCGGGGTCGGCGGCATGGGGGGCAGCGACCTTGGACAGGTTTCTTCGCATCCCGGAGTCGAGGTCGTCGCGCTCTGCGACATGAACCTCCGTGCCATGGAGAAGGCCGCGGAGAAGTTCAGTAGCGCGGTGATGATCCAGGATTGGCGCGAAATCATTCCATCGCTCGGCGATCGAGTCGATGCAATCGTCTGCTCAACGCCCGATCACATGCATGCGCCGGTCGCCATGACGGCGCTCAACCACGACAAGCACATCTACTGCCAGAAGCCGTTGGCGCGACTGGCCTATGAGAATCGGCAGCTTGCCCGCGTGGCGGCGACGAAGCCGCGCGTGATGACGCAGATGGGAACGCAGCGCTTCGCCCGTGCGGAGCGACGCCAGGGGTTGGCGCTGCTTCAGCAGGGTGTGGTCGGGCGTGCGAAGGCGCTCTACGGCTGGACTGATCGCCCGGCAGGTTGGTGGCCGTGCGGCGAGAATCGTCCCGCTGGTGACGACCCGGTGCCCGAGTGGCTGGGCTGGAACCTCTTCCTCGGCGTCGCGCCGCTGCGCCCCTTCGTGAAGGATGCGTACACGCCTTTCAAGTGGCGCGGCTACTACGATTTTGGGACCGGCGCGATCGGCGACATGGGCTGTCACATCATGGATGTGCCGTTCATGGCGCTTGAGTTGACCGGACCGCTGACCATCACCTGCTCCGCGCCGAATGCAACCGAGGATCAGTTCCCCTCGCAGGAGTCCATTCGCATGACTTTCGCGGCGACGCCGCGCACGGCGGGGCCGCTGCCCTTCTACTGGTTCGACGGCGGTCGAAGGCCGGACCTTGCCGAGATCGGATTGCCGACGGATCTCAAGCTGCCGAACAACGACGGTGCAGCCATTGTCGTCGGCGAGGATGGGATCCTCGTGCAGCCGTGCGACAGCGCGGCGCCGATGGTGTTCCGAGACGGTCGTCAGGTGGAGGTGTCGCTGCCCGAGGCCGCGACCACGAATCACTGGCATGACTGGGTTGACGCCTGCCTGGGCAAGGGTCGGCCTCGCGCACCCTTCGAGTTGGCAGGGCCGCTGTGCGAAATGCTCTCGCTGGGAGCGATTGCGAGCCGCTTCAACGAGCAGACGCTTGAGTTCAACGATCAGCTTGGGACGATCACAAACAACACCGAGGCGAACTCGTGGGTGCGGCGACCCTATCGGGCAGGATGGGAAGTGCCGAACCTCTGA
- a CDS encoding acyl carrier protein, whose product MAFNRSEIETGVREVLCDALGVDADEVTPTARIKADLGAESIDYLDIMFRLEKKFSTPERPFKIPQGELFPENMLSDPTLVEAGRVTDKGMAMLKERMPHVDFTTFEHDRAVATLQDTFTVKSLVDFVERKLGT is encoded by the coding sequence TTGGCGTTCAATCGAAGCGAGATCGAAACCGGCGTCCGCGAGGTGCTCTGTGACGCATTGGGTGTGGATGCCGACGAGGTCACGCCGACGGCGCGAATCAAGGCGGACCTGGGCGCCGAGAGCATCGACTATCTGGACATCATGTTCCGGCTGGAGAAGAAGTTCTCAACGCCCGAACGGCCCTTCAAGATCCCGCAGGGCGAGCTCTTCCCCGAGAACATGCTCTCCGACCCGACGCTCGTTGAAGCGGGGCGAGTGACGGACAAGGGCATGGCCATGCTCAAGGAGCGGATGCCCCATGTGGACTTCACCACCTTCGAGCATGATCGGGCGGTCGCCACGCTTCAGGACACCTTCACGGTGAAGAGCCTGGTCGATTTCGTCGAGCGGAAGCTCGGTACCTGA
- a CDS encoding polyketide synthase dehydratase domain-containing protein: MHFALIDTVLEATPDRLVALKNVTLAEEYLGDHFPGFPVLPGVFMVEAMVQAARKLLESRGCPSWVLGEVKAMRYGSLVRPGESLRVEVTLDGEPGETAAGFRGSATVIRQGAAAETAVSGRFTMRPLRRE; this comes from the coding sequence ATGCACTTCGCGCTCATCGACACGGTGCTCGAGGCAACTCCGGATCGCCTGGTGGCACTCAAGAATGTCACTCTTGCCGAGGAGTACCTTGGAGACCACTTCCCCGGTTTCCCGGTGCTCCCCGGAGTGTTCATGGTCGAGGCGATGGTGCAGGCCGCCCGCAAGCTGCTCGAAAGCCGGGGGTGCCCGTCCTGGGTCCTTGGAGAGGTCAAGGCGATGCGCTACGGCAGCCTGGTCCGTCCGGGGGAGAGCCTTCGGGTTGAGGTCACTCTGGATGGCGAACCCGGGGAGACGGCGGCGGGATTTCGGGGATCGGCCACCGTGATCCGGCAGGGAGCGGCGGCAGAGACCGCCGTCTCCGGACGCTTTACAATGAGGCCCTTGAGACGGGAGTAG
- a CDS encoding DNA translocase FtsK 4TM domain-containing protein, which produces MASKTSRAVTRPAGDRLSTSFLKAPGWGRRVGWLVLAGAWTLLFLALATFSSADWPSRSVAMHNDPPANLLGATGALVAHWVYIAAGPGIWVAMAAFAWMLGLIASGRVVTHPLVRLLGVSLLTLCVSALLGWWLPVLSPVVGAEGGVLPAYVFDELSVRFPPLAVAGLLLLGLLVGAIVSMDELVFAFPSMVRRAFTLSEPLTRLDWKRLGEHLPRGRQPVLRSAGAVLDGGDMEGAVVVSPVLSGSKVARRKVNDRDLEVADMLARSARGGATLADHDEEETLDTPSRSARGGRAGAVADHEDDAEAIDERGDDHDGEDGEFDSEFDAEARNLTAAEDSEEDDDADESPADETDSAEDEGDDGVADHTAGTETSAAAKETPKQLSAEELRARISKLPVRMANRRVEQAREEDIPRAVDYSGYQFPPLEMLEDPEGNFSETMEAFVRDQAQVLTEALRTYQIDGEVVGIESGPVVTLYSVELAPGTRVMRLETISKDIARSLQAPNIRIIPNMVGRTAVGIEVPNRQKERVRLKELMSGGQAQSMVLPMFLGKDSAGEPMVVDLTRMPHMLIAGTTGSGKSVCMNTIIMGWLYTKRPDELKMVLVDPKMVEMSQFSDIPHLMCPVVTDMSKAAGILEWAVEKMEERYELLKDAGVRDIRSYNDLGEEELIVRFNPQNDLERAKIPKKLPYLVFVIDELADLMMTNKEVEHSIVRIAQKARAVGIHLIVATQRPQANVVTGLIKSNMPCRISFKVASGMDSRIVLDQKGAELLLGQGDMLVLTPSSSELRRAQGTLVTDGETRSVARFLKQVAAPSFERQLIAIRGPGARGGEVSEGDGGDPGMMERDPLFDKAVEVMIESGRGSVSLLQRRLAIGYGRASRLVDQMGMAGILSDHKGSVAREVLITLEDWQRMKAMEAEDLAEAEEVDPIPPSQREARAAADAGRGSPATSTARSAHGNEADEDDESDEPDDSDDTDERHVRTGGADAKSLATGDLEYVEGEEDDHSGVPDEFDGEFRQ; this is translated from the coding sequence ATGGCCAGCAAGACCTCTCGGGCTGTCACGCGCCCCGCCGGTGATCGACTCTCAACCTCCTTCCTGAAGGCCCCCGGGTGGGGACGCCGAGTCGGATGGTTGGTACTGGCGGGCGCTTGGACGCTGCTCTTCCTGGCGCTCGCGACCTTCTCGAGCGCCGACTGGCCCTCGCGGTCGGTGGCCATGCACAACGATCCGCCCGCGAACCTCCTTGGCGCAACCGGCGCCCTCGTGGCGCATTGGGTCTACATCGCCGCAGGTCCCGGCATCTGGGTCGCGATGGCGGCGTTCGCGTGGATGCTCGGATTGATCGCGTCGGGTCGAGTGGTCACGCATCCTCTGGTGCGCCTGCTCGGTGTCTCGCTCCTCACCCTCTGTGTGAGTGCGCTTCTCGGGTGGTGGCTTCCGGTGCTCTCCCCCGTGGTCGGCGCCGAAGGTGGCGTGCTTCCCGCCTATGTCTTTGACGAACTCTCCGTCCGGTTCCCGCCGCTTGCGGTCGCGGGCCTGCTGCTGCTTGGGTTGCTGGTCGGTGCGATCGTCTCGATGGATGAACTTGTCTTCGCATTTCCCTCGATGGTGCGTCGCGCGTTCACCCTCTCGGAGCCCCTCACGCGACTCGACTGGAAGCGCCTCGGTGAACACCTTCCGCGCGGTCGTCAGCCGGTTCTTCGGAGCGCTGGCGCCGTCCTTGATGGCGGCGACATGGAGGGCGCGGTCGTGGTGTCGCCGGTCCTCTCAGGAAGCAAGGTTGCCCGTCGCAAGGTGAACGATCGCGATCTTGAAGTGGCCGACATGCTCGCGCGATCGGCGCGCGGCGGCGCGACGCTCGCGGATCACGACGAGGAAGAGACGCTCGACACTCCTTCGCGCTCGGCGCGCGGTGGGCGCGCTGGCGCCGTGGCCGATCATGAGGATGACGCCGAGGCCATCGATGAGCGCGGCGATGACCATGATGGCGAAGACGGCGAGTTCGACAGCGAGTTCGATGCCGAGGCGCGCAACCTCACGGCGGCTGAAGACTCCGAAGAGGATGATGACGCTGATGAGTCGCCCGCCGACGAGACCGACTCGGCGGAGGACGAGGGCGACGACGGGGTCGCGGACCACACCGCTGGCACCGAGACCAGCGCGGCGGCGAAGGAGACGCCCAAGCAGCTCAGCGCCGAAGAGCTTCGCGCACGCATCTCGAAGCTGCCCGTGCGCATGGCGAACCGCCGCGTCGAACAGGCGCGCGAAGAGGACATTCCGCGCGCAGTCGATTACAGCGGCTATCAGTTCCCGCCGCTTGAGATGCTCGAAGACCCCGAGGGGAACTTCTCCGAGACGATGGAAGCCTTCGTACGCGATCAGGCGCAGGTCCTGACCGAGGCGCTGCGCACCTATCAGATCGACGGCGAGGTCGTGGGCATCGAGAGCGGTCCGGTGGTGACGCTCTACTCCGTGGAGCTCGCACCAGGCACGCGCGTGATGCGCCTCGAGACGATCTCCAAGGACATCGCGCGATCGCTCCAGGCGCCCAACATCCGCATCATTCCCAACATGGTCGGTCGCACGGCCGTGGGCATCGAGGTTCCCAACCGGCAGAAGGAGCGCGTCCGGCTGAAGGAGCTCATGTCGGGCGGCCAGGCGCAGAGCATGGTGCTTCCCATGTTCCTCGGCAAGGACTCCGCCGGCGAGCCGATGGTGGTCGACCTGACGCGCATGCCACACATGCTCATTGCCGGCACCACCGGCAGCGGCAAGAGCGTCTGCATGAACACCATCATCATGGGATGGCTCTACACCAAGCGTCCCGACGAACTGAAGATGGTCCTCGTCGATCCGAAGATGGTCGAGATGAGCCAGTTCTCCGACATTCCGCACCTCATGTGCCCGGTCGTCACCGACATGAGCAAGGCGGCGGGCATCCTCGAGTGGGCCGTCGAGAAGATGGAGGAGCGCTACGAGCTCCTCAAGGATGCCGGCGTGCGCGACATTCGCTCCTACAACGACCTTGGCGAGGAGGAGCTGATTGTTCGTTTCAATCCGCAGAATGATCTCGAACGGGCGAAGATCCCCAAGAAGCTACCCTACCTCGTCTTCGTGATCGACGAGCTCGCCGATCTGATGATGACCAACAAGGAGGTCGAGCACTCGATCGTCCGCATCGCGCAGAAGGCGCGGGCGGTCGGAATCCACCTGATCGTGGCGACGCAGCGCCCCCAGGCGAATGTCGTGACCGGCCTCATCAAGAGCAACATGCCCTGCCGCATCAGCTTCAAGGTGGCCAGCGGCATGGATTCGCGCATCGTGCTCGACCAGAAGGGCGCGGAGCTGCTGCTCGGGCAGGGCGACATGCTCGTCCTCACGCCGAGCTCGAGCGAGCTGCGCCGCGCTCAGGGCACGCTCGTGACCGATGGCGAAACGCGAAGCGTCGCGCGTTTCCTGAAGCAGGTCGCGGCACCATCCTTCGAGCGGCAGCTCATCGCGATTCGAGGCCCCGGCGCTCGCGGCGGCGAAGTGAGCGAGGGCGATGGCGGCGACCCCGGCATGATGGAGCGCGATCCGCTCTTCGACAAGGCCGTCGAAGTCATGATCGAGAGCGGCCGCGGCAGCGTGAGCCTGCTCCAGCGGCGGCTCGCCATCGGCTATGGCCGTGCCAGCCGGCTCGTCGACCAGATGGGCATGGCGGGCATCCTCAGCGATCACAAGGGTTCGGTGGCGCGCGAAGTGCTCATCACCCTTGAGGACTGGCAGCGCATGAAGGCCATGGAGGCCGAGGATCTCGCCGAGGCGGAGGAGGTCGATCCGATTCCGCCGAGCCAGCGCGAAGCTCGTGCCGCAGCCGACGCAGGCCGGGGCTCGCCTGCGACCTCGACCGCGCGCAGCGCGCATGGCAACGAAGCCGATGAGGATGACGAGTCCGATGAGCCCGACGACTCGGACGACACCGACGAGCGTCATGTTCGCACAGGCGGCGCTGACGCCAAGTCACTCGCCACGGGTGATCTTGAGTATGTCGAGGGCGAAGAGGATGACCACTCCGGCGTCCCCGATGAGTTCGACGGCGAGTTCCGCCAGTAG
- a CDS encoding multicopper oxidase family protein — MTLAAPSASALSATLPDPPNNTRAESTQRMVIREGELEINGRTTPVFKVILDAGERVIRAREGDRLRIELVNESSLPTSMHPHGLILPNAQDGVPFVTQLPVPPGGTLIYDFVPVQSGSYFFHSHYGWQLQDQLAVPIVIEPRSARIARSPASADGHESEGEGKGDSVVEAIEAAQDVVMMLTDLLLRSPPEVFAELRAKSMSGVAPLPGAKEPAAPGDDMKDMKEMKGMEHGASGEASKPAPDLNDVDYDAVLANGRPISNAEVVRAAPGYLVRLRLINASSSTNFTACFGGLTGTLVAVDGEPIEPLPIESAELAIAQRMDVLLRMPEREAAVPVLAQGEGSTLVAAIVLATPGAAIPQLPPQATKPSGAIGVGYRQERLLRPLRRLSPREVDRTLDVTLDGRMAGYEWNLSGGRWPDGPRFSVKEGERVEMVFTNRTMMSHPMHLHGHVFQVVEIDGRKIDGAMRDTILVMPGTTVKVQFDADNPGLWMMHCHITWHEAAGMLAVIEYEGVPKPEWYLSEDTFSLPSSLPRR, encoded by the coding sequence ATGACTCTCGCGGCGCCCTCGGCATCCGCGCTGTCCGCGACTCTCCCCGACCCGCCGAACAACACGCGAGCGGAGTCGACCCAGCGCATGGTGATCCGTGAGGGCGAGCTTGAGATCAACGGCCGAACGACGCCCGTCTTCAAGGTGATACTCGACGCTGGCGAACGGGTGATTCGCGCCCGCGAGGGAGATCGGCTTCGCATCGAGCTGGTGAATGAGTCGAGCCTGCCCACGAGCATGCATCCGCATGGGCTGATCCTGCCAAACGCGCAGGATGGAGTGCCGTTCGTCACGCAGCTCCCTGTTCCTCCGGGCGGCACCCTCATCTACGACTTCGTGCCCGTGCAGAGCGGCTCCTACTTCTTCCATTCCCATTACGGCTGGCAGTTGCAGGATCAACTGGCGGTGCCGATCGTGATCGAGCCGCGGTCGGCCCGGATCGCTCGGTCGCCGGCGAGCGCGGATGGGCATGAATCAGAGGGTGAGGGCAAGGGGGATAGCGTCGTCGAGGCGATCGAGGCAGCGCAGGATGTGGTGATGATGCTCACGGATCTCCTCTTACGCAGCCCACCCGAGGTCTTCGCCGAGTTGCGAGCCAAGTCGATGAGCGGGGTCGCGCCGTTGCCTGGGGCGAAGGAACCTGCGGCGCCGGGCGATGACATGAAGGACATGAAGGAGATGAAGGGCATGGAGCACGGCGCTTCGGGCGAAGCGTCGAAGCCCGCCCCCGATCTCAACGATGTGGACTACGACGCGGTGCTCGCCAATGGTCGGCCCATCTCGAACGCGGAAGTCGTGCGCGCCGCGCCGGGCTATCTGGTGCGACTCAGACTCATCAATGCCTCCTCTTCAACGAACTTCACCGCTTGCTTCGGAGGTCTGACCGGCACGCTCGTGGCGGTCGACGGTGAGCCGATCGAGCCGCTGCCGATTGAATCGGCGGAGCTGGCGATTGCGCAGCGCATGGATGTTCTGCTGCGAATGCCCGAGCGGGAAGCCGCCGTGCCGGTCCTGGCGCAGGGAGAAGGATCCACGCTTGTTGCGGCCATCGTCCTGGCCACGCCGGGGGCGGCGATCCCGCAACTCCCGCCGCAGGCAACGAAGCCCTCCGGAGCCATCGGTGTCGGCTACCGGCAGGAGCGATTGCTTCGACCGCTGCGTCGACTGTCGCCCCGCGAAGTCGACCGAACGCTTGATGTGACGCTCGACGGTCGCATGGCGGGATACGAGTGGAATCTCAGCGGAGGCCGATGGCCGGACGGGCCCCGCTTCTCCGTGAAGGAGGGTGAGCGTGTGGAGATGGTGTTCACCAACCGGACGATGATGTCCCACCCGATGCATCTGCACGGGCATGTCTTCCAGGTCGTCGAGATCGATGGTCGGAAGATTGATGGCGCCATGCGCGACACCATCCTCGTCATGCCGGGCACCACTGTGAAGGTGCAGTTCGATGCCGACAATCCCGGCCTCTGGATGATGCACTGTCACATCACTTGGCACGAGGCAGCGGGCATGCTCGCCGTCATCGAGTACGAGGGCGTACCGAAGCCGGAGTGGTATCTCTCCGAGGACACCTTCTCGCTGCCAAGCTCACTGCCCCGCCGATGA
- a CDS encoding threonine/serine exporter family protein: protein MSADATSPNAPAAPPSEPSINAPELLEFMVRLAQAYLACGEQTAQVELSLRRVASAMGVRRSRVVAFPTAIFISLHAPDREHVTIAEGPIQMLRLDQIGQVYSLGTEAQRAGALTPTEGFRRLNEVLRQTPRFGAVGSVAGHTVLAAGLAIVLGSSIENLIAASGLGLIIGLLKVANRNRPILAAPLPVVAAAIVSAIVYFAMGRGYDIDPLHALIPPLITFLPGAMLTFGMIELAYGDMVSGSSRLLTGAVQLVLLAFGLAAGAILVGVTAEQMLLDTQEWIAPAWLPWLGVAVFIVGVCIHFSAPARALPWMLLVALLTFATQRLAATTISPVTSGFFGMLVATPVGYLIQQRFRGPPSMVTFLPSFWLLVPGSLSLMSVTRLLSDRPAGFDGLADATFAIVSIALGTLVGASLYKWLTDQFGWWQLRVGRVGRLFGRGQ from the coding sequence GTGAGCGCCGACGCGACCAGCCCGAATGCTCCCGCCGCACCTCCGAGCGAGCCGTCAATCAACGCGCCTGAACTGCTCGAGTTCATGGTTCGACTGGCGCAGGCCTATCTCGCCTGCGGTGAGCAGACGGCCCAGGTTGAACTCTCGCTGCGGCGCGTCGCCTCGGCGATGGGAGTGCGACGATCGCGCGTGGTCGCCTTCCCGACCGCCATCTTCATCTCGCTGCACGCCCCTGATCGCGAGCATGTCACGATCGCCGAAGGGCCGATCCAGATGCTGCGCCTTGATCAGATCGGACAGGTGTACAGCCTCGGGACCGAGGCGCAGCGCGCCGGCGCGCTGACGCCTACTGAAGGCTTTCGTCGGCTCAACGAGGTCCTGCGGCAGACTCCCCGCTTCGGCGCCGTCGGCTCCGTCGCGGGTCACACGGTCCTCGCCGCGGGACTTGCGATTGTCCTGGGCTCATCGATCGAGAACCTGATTGCCGCGAGCGGTCTCGGGCTCATCATCGGCCTGCTCAAGGTGGCCAATCGCAATCGACCGATTCTCGCCGCGCCGCTGCCGGTCGTAGCCGCCGCGATCGTCTCGGCGATCGTCTACTTCGCGATGGGTCGCGGTTACGACATCGACCCGCTGCATGCGCTCATTCCACCGCTCATCACCTTCCTCCCCGGAGCCATGCTCACCTTCGGAATGATCGAGCTGGCCTATGGCGACATGGTGAGCGGATCGAGCCGTCTGTTGACAGGCGCGGTTCAACTTGTGCTGCTCGCATTCGGGTTGGCCGCGGGCGCCATTCTTGTCGGAGTTACCGCCGAGCAGATGCTGCTTGACACGCAGGAGTGGATCGCTCCGGCGTGGCTGCCATGGCTGGGAGTGGCGGTCTTCATCGTCGGCGTCTGTATTCACTTCTCAGCGCCTGCCCGGGCGCTGCCTTGGATGCTGCTCGTCGCGCTCCTGACCTTCGCGACGCAGCGGCTCGCGGCCACCACCATCTCCCCAGTCACGAGCGGCTTCTTCGGCATGCTGGTCGCAACGCCTGTCGGCTACCTGATCCAGCAACGCTTCCGCGGGCCGCCGTCGATGGTGACCTTCCTGCCGAGCTTCTGGCTCCTGGTGCCGGGGTCGCTAAGCCTGATGAGCGTCACGCGACTGCTCAGCGATCGCCCCGCCGGATTCGATGGACTCGCCGACGCGACCTTCGCCATCGTCTCGATTGCGCTAGGCACGCTTGTTGGCGCATCGCTCTACAAGTGGCTGACCGACCAGTTCGGCTGGTGGCAGCTCCGGGTCGGGCGCGTTGGCCGACTGTTCGGGCGCGGACAATGA
- a CDS encoding M20/M25/M40 family metallo-hydrolase — protein sequence MPKSKTLVDARAAEAHLMALLAVEGQSGEEKLIGDTIIKRLRAIGVPASAISFDDAHRRIPLPTQTGNLFVNLPGTRHGERLVFATHMDVVPIVRGAKPKKSGQRIVPAGKTGLGGDNRTGCAVLVALAETLIRKKLTHPPITLLFTVREESGLQGAKYMDPKKLGGAKKCFNVDAKYAHELITGAVGAQSWEVEIHGKAAHAGVAPEKGISSMLVASIALAEAHRGGWWGKVVKGRRAGTSNAGIFAGHDRKAAGDATNVVTDYVFVRGETRSRDAKFAAEITAAYKKAFELAGRTVKDSSGGRAKVVFKGKAEYPPFELPKSDAAVQQAMRAVKATGATPKLLFSNGGLDANWFVRHGLSTVTFGAGQHEIHTVKEWVDIPEFIRGCELAVTIATLDE from the coding sequence ATGCCCAAGTCAAAGACCCTCGTCGATGCTCGTGCCGCTGAAGCCCATCTCATGGCGCTCCTTGCCGTGGAAGGGCAGAGCGGTGAGGAGAAGCTCATCGGGGACACCATCATCAAGCGGCTGCGCGCGATCGGCGTGCCCGCGTCCGCCATCAGCTTCGATGATGCCCACCGCCGCATCCCGTTGCCCACCCAGACGGGCAATCTCTTCGTGAACCTCCCCGGCACCCGACATGGCGAGCGCCTCGTGTTCGCGACCCACATGGATGTCGTTCCGATCGTGCGCGGCGCGAAGCCGAAGAAGAGCGGACAGCGCATCGTGCCCGCGGGGAAGACGGGGCTCGGTGGTGACAATCGAACCGGCTGCGCGGTGCTCGTCGCGCTGGCGGAGACGCTGATTCGCAAGAAGCTGACTCACCCGCCGATCACGCTGCTCTTCACCGTGCGCGAGGAGAGCGGTCTGCAGGGCGCGAAGTACATGGATCCGAAGAAGCTCGGCGGCGCCAAGAAGTGCTTCAATGTCGATGCCAAGTACGCCCACGAGCTGATCACCGGCGCGGTCGGAGCCCAGAGCTGGGAGGTCGAGATTCACGGCAAGGCAGCGCACGCGGGCGTGGCCCCGGAGAAGGGCATCTCATCGATGCTTGTGGCCTCGATCGCCCTCGCCGAAGCGCACCGCGGGGGCTGGTGGGGCAAGGTGGTCAAGGGTCGTCGCGCGGGAACGAGCAACGCCGGCATCTTTGCCGGACACGATCGCAAGGCTGCAGGTGATGCGACCAATGTCGTCACCGACTATGTCTTCGTGCGCGGGGAGACGCGAAGCCGCGATGCCAAGTTCGCCGCCGAGATTACTGCGGCGTACAAGAAGGCCTTCGAGCTGGCTGGTCGGACGGTGAAGGATTCGAGCGGTGGCCGAGCCAAGGTGGTCTTCAAGGGCAAGGCGGAGTATCCGCCGTTCGAACTCCCCAAGAGTGACGCCGCCGTCCAGCAAGCGATGCGAGCCGTGAAGGCGACTGGAGCGACACCGAAGCTGCTCTTCTCCAATGGCGGTCTCGATGCCAACTGGTTTGTCCGTCACGGGCTTTCCACCGTCACCTTCGGCGCGGGTCAGCATGAGATCCACACCGTCAAGGAGTGGGTGGACATCCCCGAGTTCATCCGTGGCTGCGAGTTGGCCGTCACGATCGCGACGCTGGACGAGTGA